A single Deinococcus aerophilus DNA region contains:
- the glpK gene encoding glycerol kinase GlpK produces MPDQYILALDQGTTSSRAIVFDHAGNIRAQAQKEFRQIFPRPGLVEHDAQEIWSTQLGVAQEAITQARLRARDIAAIGITNQRETVVIWDRQSGKPIHNAVVWQDRRTAGLCDQLRAAGKEGLVQGKTGLVLDAYFSGTKVKWLLDNVEGARERAERGELAFGTVDSWLVYNLTGGECHITDATNASRTMLYNIHTGDWDDELLALLDVPRVLLPQVRASSEIYGETAEGLLGARIPIAGMAGDQQAATFGQACLERGMAKNTYGTGCFLLMNTAGEAVPSQNRLLTTVAWQFGDRRTYALEGGVFVAGAVVQWLRDGLGIIRSSEEVEALATSVPDSGGVYLVPGFVGLGAPYWDSYARGTIVGMTRGTTGAHIARAALEAIAFQSAELVHAMERDSGVTLKELRVDGGASTNNLMMQFQADVLGVPVVRPRITETTALGAAYLAGLAVGYWTDPQEIAAQWQEDHRFEPRMDDDQRQARLGKWKKAVERSRHWEEADAPAPLT; encoded by the coding sequence ATGCCTGATCAGTACATTCTCGCCCTTGACCAGGGCACCACATCCAGCCGCGCCATCGTGTTCGACCACGCAGGAAACATCCGGGCCCAGGCCCAGAAGGAATTCCGGCAGATCTTTCCGCGCCCGGGTCTGGTGGAGCACGACGCCCAGGAAATCTGGAGCACCCAACTCGGCGTGGCGCAGGAAGCCATCACGCAGGCGCGACTCCGGGCGAGGGACATCGCCGCCATCGGCATTACCAACCAGCGCGAGACGGTGGTGATCTGGGACCGCCAGAGCGGCAAGCCGATCCACAACGCGGTGGTGTGGCAGGACCGCCGCACGGCGGGGCTGTGCGACCAGCTGCGGGCCGCCGGGAAAGAAGGGCTGGTCCAGGGAAAAACGGGCCTGGTTCTTGACGCATACTTCTCGGGCACCAAGGTCAAGTGGCTGCTGGACAACGTGGAGGGCGCACGCGAGCGGGCCGAGCGCGGAGAGCTGGCTTTTGGCACGGTGGATTCGTGGCTGGTCTACAACCTCACCGGCGGCGAATGTCACATCACCGACGCCACCAACGCCTCGCGCACCATGCTCTACAACATCCATACCGGCGACTGGGACGATGAACTGCTCGCGCTGCTGGACGTGCCCCGTGTCCTGCTGCCGCAGGTGCGCGCGTCGAGCGAGATCTACGGCGAAACCGCCGAGGGGCTGCTCGGCGCCCGCATTCCCATCGCCGGAATGGCCGGCGACCAGCAGGCCGCCACCTTCGGGCAGGCCTGTCTGGAGCGGGGCATGGCCAAGAACACCTACGGCACCGGCTGCTTTCTGCTGATGAACACCGCCGGTGAAGCGGTGCCCAGCCAGAACCGCCTGCTCACCACCGTGGCGTGGCAGTTTGGCGACCGCCGGACCTACGCGCTCGAGGGCGGCGTGTTCGTGGCGGGAGCGGTGGTGCAGTGGCTGCGCGACGGTCTGGGCATCATCCGCAGCAGCGAGGAGGTCGAGGCGCTCGCCACCAGCGTTCCCGACAGCGGCGGGGTGTATCTGGTCCCGGGCTTCGTGGGCCTCGGCGCACCGTACTGGGACAGCTACGCCCGCGGAACCATCGTGGGCATGACGCGCGGCACCACCGGCGCCCACATCGCCCGCGCCGCGCTGGAGGCCATCGCGTTCCAGAGTGCTGAGCTCGTCCACGCCATGGAAAGAGACAGCGGCGTCACCCTCAAGGAGCTGCGGGTGGACGGAGGAGCGAGCACCAACAACCTGATGATGCAGTTCCAAGCGGATGTGCTTGGCGTGCCGGTGGTGCGCCCCAGGATCACCGAGACCACGGCGCTGGGGGCCGCGTATCTGGCGGGTCTGGCGGTGGGCTACTGGACCGACCCGCAGGAAATCGCCGCGCAGTGGCAGGAGGACCACCGCTTCGAGCCCCGGATGGACGACGACCAGCGCCAGGCCCGCCTCGGGAAGTGGAAGAAGGCAGTCGAGCGCTCACGCCACTGGGAAGAGGCCGACGCTCCGGCTCCGTTGACGTGA
- a CDS encoding sugar transferase, producing MRAILDFSSPVRSASRERRRLNWLAVAVDLGLLLLLGVLFWWALGFVQIGGAERLRLVRVWLIIGVFSGLLSRSHFQRTLLQRRQASLYIPVWAFFIAALTFMALGWTAALPLLLSLHTVWLILIAVALWFLHRMDPPLCLGVLSGAPAVPDNAGPQLFHPRLRYVLISPHQPGTLSQVDGILLNTDVYLQPDQQRLIEHARVTKLPVWSKNLLDEELSGKVSLDLVHRDWLDETTFYSSYMLVKRGLDVALTLVLLPVLLPLMGLVALVVLFNSGRPILFWQERVGKDGVPFRIVKFRTMTRDSERSGPAFAQHGDLRVTPVGAFLRKFRLDELPQFWNVLTGDMSIIGPRPEQWAFAADFEESIPLYATRHWVRPGITGWAQVNQGYAADVGQTVEKLRYDFYYVKHLSLQLDLLIVFKTIQTILTGFGAR from the coding sequence ATGCGGGCCATCCTGGATTTCAGCTCTCCCGTTCGCTCGGCGTCCCGTGAGCGGCGCCGGCTCAACTGGCTGGCCGTCGCCGTGGATCTGGGGCTCCTGCTGCTCTTGGGCGTGCTGTTCTGGTGGGCGTTGGGCTTTGTCCAGATTGGAGGGGCCGAGCGGTTGAGGCTGGTGCGGGTGTGGCTGATCATCGGCGTGTTCAGCGGGCTGCTTAGCCGCTCTCACTTTCAGCGGACCCTGCTGCAGCGGCGGCAGGCCAGCCTGTACATTCCGGTGTGGGCCTTTTTCATCGCGGCCCTGACCTTCATGGCTCTGGGCTGGACAGCTGCGCTGCCGCTGCTGCTCTCGCTGCACACGGTCTGGCTGATCCTGATTGCCGTGGCGCTGTGGTTCCTTCACCGTATGGATCCGCCGCTGTGCCTGGGCGTCCTGTCCGGCGCTCCGGCCGTGCCCGACAACGCAGGCCCCCAGCTGTTTCATCCCCGGCTGCGGTATGTCCTGATCTCGCCGCACCAGCCGGGCACCCTGTCCCAGGTGGACGGCATTCTGCTGAACACCGACGTTTACCTGCAGCCAGACCAGCAGCGGCTGATCGAGCATGCCCGCGTGACCAAACTGCCGGTGTGGTCCAAGAACCTGCTGGATGAGGAACTCAGCGGCAAGGTCTCCCTGGACCTCGTACACCGCGACTGGTTGGACGAGACGACCTTCTATTCCAGCTACATGCTCGTCAAGCGTGGCCTGGACGTGGCGCTGACGCTCGTGCTGCTGCCGGTGCTGCTGCCGCTGATGGGCCTGGTGGCGCTGGTGGTGCTGTTCAACAGCGGGCGGCCCATCCTGTTCTGGCAGGAACGGGTCGGTAAGGATGGAGTTCCTTTCCGCATTGTCAAGTTCCGCACCATGACCCGTGATTCCGAGCGCTCAGGCCCGGCCTTCGCCCAGCACGGGGACCTGCGCGTGACCCCGGTGGGGGCCTTTCTGCGCAAGTTCCGGCTGGATGAACTGCCCCAGTTCTGGAACGTCCTGACCGGAGACATGAGCATCATCGGCCCGCGGCCCGAGCAGTGGGCGTTCGCGGCGGATTTCGAGGAGAGCATTCCGCTGTACGCCACGCGGCACTGGGTGCGGCCCGGCATTACCGGCTGGGCACAGGTCAACCAGGGGTACGCGGCAGACGTAGGTCAGACGGTCGAGAAACTGCGCTATGACTTCTATTACGTCAAGCACCTGTCACTGCAGCTGGACCTGCTCATCGTCTTCAAGACCATCCAGACCATCCTGACCGGGTTCGGCGCGCGGTAG
- a CDS encoding trans-sulfuration enzyme family protein, whose amino-acid sequence MTSNSERGAAARAFRTRAVHAGHSPDPTTGAHVTPIYATSTFAYGSAERGQRLFAGEESGYFYSRLTNPTVRAFEEKLADLEGTEDAVAFASGMGAVSAIALTLLKPGDEVVFLAPLYGGTEGFLLEVAHKFGVTVHEALDETDLEAKVSARTRLVWLETPTNPRLGILDLARVACAAQGVGALTVVDNTFSTPYLTRPAEHGIDLVMHSATKYLGGHGDAIGGIVAGSAELLGELRGLGLRHVGASLGPFEAYLFLRGMKTLPLRMDAHCAGAQALAEALKGHPAVEAVYYPGLSDHPGHEVARRQMRAFGGLVSLDLGTSEAAMSFLNSLKLFTQAVSLGDVESLTCHPASTTHALLGEETLLRQGVTPGLVRLSVGIEEPGDLVEDVLSALEKVRIKQPG is encoded by the coding sequence ATGACTTCCAATTCAGAACGTGGCGCCGCGGCACGCGCCTTCCGGACCCGCGCCGTTCATGCCGGTCACAGCCCCGACCCCACGACCGGCGCGCACGTCACGCCCATCTACGCCACGAGCACCTTCGCTTACGGCAGCGCCGAACGCGGGCAGCGGTTGTTCGCGGGTGAGGAGAGCGGATATTTCTATTCGCGTCTGACGAACCCCACGGTGCGCGCTTTCGAGGAAAAGCTGGCCGACCTGGAAGGGACTGAGGACGCTGTGGCCTTTGCCAGCGGTATGGGAGCGGTCTCGGCCATCGCCCTGACGTTGCTCAAGCCGGGCGACGAGGTGGTGTTCCTGGCGCCGCTGTACGGCGGCACCGAGGGCTTCTTGCTGGAAGTGGCCCACAAGTTCGGGGTGACGGTTCATGAGGCCCTCGACGAAACGGATCTGGAGGCGAAGGTGTCGGCGCGGACCCGTCTGGTGTGGTTGGAAACCCCCACCAATCCCCGGCTGGGCATTCTGGATCTGGCCCGTGTGGCCTGCGCCGCACAGGGAGTGGGCGCGCTCACGGTGGTTGACAACACCTTCAGCACGCCCTACCTGACCCGGCCGGCCGAACACGGCATCGATCTGGTGATGCACAGCGCCACCAAGTACCTTGGCGGGCACGGCGACGCCATCGGCGGCATTGTTGCTGGTTCGGCAGAGCTGCTGGGCGAACTGCGCGGCCTGGGCCTGCGGCACGTGGGGGCCTCGCTGGGACCGTTCGAGGCCTACCTGTTCCTGCGCGGCATGAAGACCCTGCCGCTGCGCATGGACGCCCACTGCGCCGGGGCGCAGGCGCTGGCAGAGGCCCTGAAGGGCCACCCCGCTGTGGAAGCGGTGTACTACCCGGGCCTGAGCGACCATCCCGGCCACGAGGTGGCCCGGCGGCAGATGCGGGCCTTCGGCGGCCTGGTGAGCCTGGACCTGGGCACGTCGGAGGCTGCCATGTCCTTCCTGAACAGCCTGAAGCTGTTCACCCAGGCGGTCAGCCTGGGAGACGTGGAGAGCCTGACGTGCCACCCGGCAAGCACCACCCACGCGCTGCTGGGGGAAGAAACCCTGCTGCGTCAGGGCGTGACGCCGGGACTGGTGCGGCTCAGCGTGGGCATCGAGGAACCCGGCGACCTGGTCGAGGATGTTCTGTCGGCCCTGGAAAAGGTCCGCATCAAGCAGCCGGGCTGA
- a CDS encoding LCP family protein, protein MRRIWLNGLVSLGLLLAGGLALDLYRTHQQVQGLGQEVYKELDGDGFPVPAGVLDDPVFQQLPPPDQNRPVSLGRYKPPENLPQGGAPTGDGETPAPTPTPPEPAVSPAPAPNTTPPETTPSLETASPATPSPAVTSAPVRARPAGSPPPAQAQATPTRPAAAAPTSTAPAPASVPGAAPRSGPPPATRRPPVAPASFLKRLETSAKLHLLLIANDQETLGSGRGDVLLVLTFDPVAQQLTLLSIPRDTRVDLPEHGLVKINAAYAYGGARLQTEAVERFLGIPMDKYVEISLGGFREAINLVGGVTVQPKFSFQLDGSTFAPGHMTLNGEQALAYARMRKDDPQGDLGRNARQQEVIRNLMGALGHLSTSELQALLDQLSAYLRTNFSPSEVVRLRAVHSYMLDHQRAVHVQGVNRKLNGAWFYLASDAERQRLHLLLR, encoded by the coding sequence GTGCGCAGGATCTGGCTGAACGGGCTGGTGTCGCTCGGCCTCCTGCTGGCCGGGGGACTCGCGCTGGACCTGTACCGCACCCACCAGCAGGTGCAGGGTCTGGGGCAGGAGGTCTACAAGGAACTCGACGGCGACGGATTTCCCGTACCGGCGGGGGTTCTGGACGATCCGGTGTTCCAGCAATTGCCGCCCCCCGACCAGAACCGTCCGGTCTCGTTGGGCCGCTACAAGCCGCCTGAGAACCTGCCGCAGGGGGGAGCGCCGACAGGGGACGGGGAAACGCCGGCGCCGACCCCGACGCCACCCGAGCCTGCCGTCTCCCCTGCCCCGGCACCGAACACAACGCCACCGGAGACCACACCGTCACTGGAGACAGCGTCGCCGGCCACCCCCAGTCCGGCCGTGACTTCCGCTCCGGTCAGGGCGCGCCCGGCCGGGTCACCGCCCCCGGCGCAGGCCCAGGCCACGCCGACCCGGCCAGCCGCCGCTGCTCCCACGTCCACGGCTCCGGCGCCGGCGTCTGTACCGGGGGCGGCCCCGCGATCTGGCCCGCCCCCGGCAACCCGCCGTCCCCCCGTGGCCCCTGCCAGCTTCCTGAAACGGCTGGAGACCTCCGCCAAACTGCACCTGCTGCTGATCGCCAACGATCAGGAAACGCTGGGCAGCGGGCGCGGCGACGTGCTGCTGGTCCTGACCTTCGATCCGGTGGCGCAGCAGCTGACCCTGCTGAGCATTCCGCGCGACACCCGCGTGGACCTGCCCGAACATGGTCTGGTCAAGATCAATGCGGCCTACGCCTACGGCGGGGCCAGACTTCAGACCGAGGCGGTCGAACGGTTCCTGGGCATTCCCATGGACAAGTACGTGGAGATCAGCTTGGGAGGATTCCGGGAGGCCATCAATCTGGTCGGCGGCGTGACCGTGCAGCCAAAGTTCAGCTTTCAGCTCGACGGCTCAACCTTCGCGCCGGGCCACATGACCCTGAACGGCGAGCAGGCGCTGGCCTACGCCCGCATGCGCAAGGATGATCCGCAGGGAGACCTGGGCCGCAACGCCCGCCAGCAGGAGGTCATCCGCAACCTGATGGGGGCGCTGGGGCACCTCTCGACCAGTGAACTGCAGGCCCTGCTGGACCAGCTCAGCGCGTACCTGCGCACCAACTTCTCTCCCTCAGAGGTGGTGCGGCTACGCGCTGTTCACAGCTACATGCTCGACCATCAACGGGCGGTGCATGTCCAGGGCGTGAACCGCAAGCTGAACGGCGCGTGGTTCTACCTGGCCTCGGATGCCGAGCGCCAGCGTCTGCACCTGCTGCTGCGCTGA
- a CDS encoding sugar-binding transcriptional regulator, producing the protein MGDDSDAPAATAAARHDLQAVQVARLYYVQGLTTDAIAGELGLSRPKVSRLLSHARRRGLVEIRIHDPEGQAQELEARLQARYPFLRVQVVGVPQASSEELWLERTAAAAASVLGSLLRPGMCVGVAWGNTMNAVSHALIPRPVPDVTFVQLNGSANAADFMSGFVTDTIVRFARNFTAGAQLFPVPTFFDDPATKEAMWRERSVRHVLDLQARADLLIYSVGSVAASIPSHVYSAGYLDADDLAALGVEGAVGDIATVFYRADGSDAGLTLNARASGPPLTQIRQARESLCVVSGLGKVAALHAALEGQLMRRLIVDEVTAQAVLERVGPAAG; encoded by the coding sequence ATGGGCGATGATTCAGACGCTCCTGCCGCCACGGCCGCTGCCCGCCACGACCTTCAGGCCGTGCAGGTGGCCCGGCTGTACTACGTGCAGGGCCTCACCACCGACGCGATTGCCGGGGAGCTGGGTCTGTCGCGTCCCAAGGTCTCCCGCCTGCTCTCGCACGCCCGCCGCCGCGGTCTGGTCGAAATCCGCATCCACGATCCCGAGGGTCAGGCCCAGGAACTCGAAGCGCGTCTGCAGGCCCGGTATCCCTTTTTAAGGGTGCAGGTGGTCGGGGTGCCGCAGGCGAGCAGCGAGGAGCTGTGGCTGGAGCGCACCGCCGCGGCCGCCGCCAGCGTGCTGGGCAGCCTGCTGCGTCCGGGCATGTGCGTGGGCGTGGCCTGGGGCAACACCATGAACGCCGTGAGCCACGCCCTGATTCCCCGTCCGGTGCCGGACGTTACCTTTGTGCAGCTCAACGGCTCGGCCAACGCCGCTGATTTCATGAGCGGCTTCGTGACCGATACCATCGTGCGGTTTGCCCGCAATTTCACGGCCGGCGCGCAACTGTTTCCGGTACCCACCTTCTTCGACGACCCGGCCACGAAGGAGGCCATGTGGCGTGAGCGCAGCGTCCGGCACGTTCTGGACCTGCAGGCGCGCGCGGACCTGCTGATCTACTCGGTGGGCAGCGTCGCGGCCTCCATTCCCAGCCACGTCTACAGCGCCGGCTACCTGGACGCCGACGATCTGGCCGCGCTGGGTGTCGAGGGCGCGGTCGGCGACATCGCCACCGTCTTTTACCGCGCCGATGGCAGCGACGCGGGACTGACCCTCAACGCCCGCGCCAGCGGCCCACCCCTGACGCAGATCCGGCAGGCCCGCGAATCGCTGTGTGTGGTCAGCGGGCTGGGCAAGGTGGCCGCCCTGCACGCCGCCCTGGAAGGTCAGCTGATGCGCCGCCTGATCGTGGACGAGGTCACGGCGCAGGCTGTGCTGGAGCGTGTCGGCCCGGCCGCCGGTTGA
- the paaK gene encoding phenylacetate--CoA ligase PaaK → MFQPDREAMPVPELRALQLRQLQDMVARQYAHVPAYREKFEAAGLKPDDLRSLDDLSRFPFTRKSDLREHYPLGLIATPREKLRRIHASSGTGGKPTVVGYDDHDLEVFGEVVARSLYAAGARPGMVFHNAYGYGLFTGGLGTHGGAARLGLCTVPVSGGGTERQVSLIQDLQPEVIACTPSYALVLAEALERQGLSPDEIPLKYAVLGAEPWAEKTRAEVQKRLGVVATNIYGLSEIIGPGVSNEDAAEQHGSYLWEDHFYPEIVDPDTGEALPDGEWGVLILSSMTRTALPILRYWTGDITRLLPGDNSTGRTVRRMDIIRGRSDDLIILRGVNVYPTQLEAVLVGLGQASPHYHVTLTRTGLMDELTLQIEAEPGALTLRQEIERQIKVQVGVTVRCELCVPGTLPRSEGGKLRRVTDLRGAR, encoded by the coding sequence TTGTTTCAGCCCGACCGCGAAGCAATGCCCGTGCCCGAACTGCGCGCCCTGCAACTGCGCCAGCTTCAGGACATGGTCGCCCGACAGTATGCACACGTTCCCGCCTACCGCGAGAAGTTTGAGGCGGCAGGTTTAAAACCCGATGATCTGCGCTCACTGGACGACCTGTCCCGTTTTCCCTTTACCCGCAAGAGTGACCTGCGCGAACACTATCCGCTGGGCCTGATCGCCACGCCCCGCGAGAAGCTCCGGCGCATTCATGCGAGCAGCGGCACCGGGGGCAAGCCGACGGTGGTGGGATACGACGACCACGACCTAGAAGTCTTTGGCGAGGTGGTGGCACGCAGCCTGTATGCGGCGGGAGCGCGGCCCGGCATGGTGTTCCACAACGCTTACGGCTACGGTCTGTTCACCGGGGGGCTGGGCACCCACGGCGGCGCGGCGCGGCTGGGCCTGTGCACCGTACCGGTCTCGGGCGGCGGCACCGAGCGGCAGGTCAGTCTGATTCAGGACCTGCAGCCCGAGGTGATCGCCTGTACGCCCAGCTACGCGCTGGTACTCGCCGAGGCGCTGGAACGCCAGGGACTGAGTCCGGATGAGATTCCGCTGAAATATGCCGTGCTGGGCGCCGAGCCGTGGGCCGAGAAGACCCGCGCGGAGGTCCAGAAGCGCCTGGGGGTGGTCGCCACCAACATCTACGGCCTCTCAGAGATCATCGGCCCCGGCGTGAGCAACGAGGACGCAGCCGAGCAACACGGCAGCTACCTGTGGGAGGACCACTTCTACCCCGAGATCGTGGACCCCGACACGGGGGAGGCGCTGCCCGACGGCGAGTGGGGGGTGCTGATCCTGAGCAGCATGACGCGCACGGCGCTGCCGATCCTGCGTTACTGGACCGGCGACATCACCCGGCTGCTGCCCGGCGACAACAGCACCGGCCGCACGGTGCGGCGCATGGACATCATCCGGGGCCGCAGCGACGACCTGATCATCCTGCGGGGTGTCAACGTCTACCCCACCCAGCTCGAAGCCGTGCTCGTCGGACTGGGACAGGCCAGCCCGCACTACCACGTCACCCTGACCCGCACGGGACTGATGGACGAGTTGACCCTGCAGATCGAGGCCGAGCCCGGGGCGCTCACGCTGCGTCAGGAAATCGAGCGTCAGATCAAGGTGCAGGTCGGCGTGACCGTGCGCTGCGAATTGTGCGTTCCCGGCACTTTGCCCCGCAGCGAGGGCGGCAAGCTGCGGCGCGTCACCGATCTGCGCGGCGCACGGTAA
- a CDS encoding GNAT family N-acetyltransferase yields MAGGGPPAPRSGEGSGPGRPLIRPAQPSDEARLGEIAYLTGFFGDSARAYFPDQQLFADLWVRPYLHLDHNVSFVAQVGSEVVGYILGSVDEAEYRHALLRDLARTVLPGALSQRYRRPLSGLPYLTRTLLYPSPHAPEREFPAHLHLNLLPNARGLGLGRNLLRTFLHQLADRGVAGVQLSTTDRNQAALGLYTNEGFGVSASRPTPLWTPWLTQPVQQLCLTRPMVR; encoded by the coding sequence ATGGCCGGGGGCGGACCACCGGCACCGAGGAGCGGCGAGGGCTCCGGGCCGGGCCGCCCGCTGATCCGCCCGGCCCAGCCCAGCGACGAGGCGCGGCTGGGCGAAATCGCCTACCTGACCGGCTTTTTTGGAGACAGTGCCCGGGCGTACTTCCCGGACCAGCAGCTGTTTGCCGACCTGTGGGTCCGTCCATACCTGCACCTGGACCACAATGTCTCCTTCGTAGCCCAGGTGGGATCAGAGGTGGTCGGCTACATCCTCGGTTCGGTGGATGAGGCCGAGTACCGGCACGCGCTGCTGCGGGATCTGGCACGCACGGTGCTGCCCGGCGCGCTCTCGCAGCGCTACCGGCGTCCGTTGTCGGGCCTGCCGTACCTGACACGCACGCTGCTGTATCCCTCGCCCCATGCTCCGGAACGCGAGTTTCCCGCCCACCTGCACCTCAACCTGCTGCCGAACGCCCGTGGACTGGGACTGGGCCGGAACCTGCTGCGAACCTTTCTGCACCAGCTGGCCGACCGGGGGGTTGCGGGCGTCCAGTTGTCCACCACCGACCGGAATCAGGCGGCGCTCGGCCTGTACACCAATGAAGGGTTTGGGGTGTCGGCTTCCCGACCGACCCCGTTGTGGACACCGTGGCTGACCCAGCCGGTGCAGCAGCTGTGCCTGACCCGGCCCATGGTTCGCTGA
- a CDS encoding glycerol-3-phosphate dehydrogenase/oxidase has product MTHSAHSSRSQNLSAATQPHLWDLLVIGGGASGLGTAVEAATRGYRVLLLESHDYAKGTSSRSTKLVHGGVRYLAQGNVSLVREALHERGLLKKNAPHLVRDLGFLIAAYKWWSAPFYGIGLKMYDLLAGKLNLKASGFINRAQALKQIPTLKTSGLGGGILYFDGQFDDARLAITLLRTLQDHGGVALNHAPVTGLIVEDGKVMGARFRDEESGQSHEVRARVVVNATGIFVDNLRRMENPAVKSMLSPSQGVHVVVDRRFLPGDSALMIPRTDDGRVLFAVPWHDHVVIGTTDTPVPDVSWEPRALPEEVEFILKTAAQYLDPAPTRADVLSVYAGLRPLVKAAEGTDTKALSRDHIIRISEGGMITLTGGKWTTYRRMGEDTVNRAAELAGLPARLSLTAGLKLHGATTENLPDHWKVYGTDAERIQALPGASVRLHPDLPYMEAEVRWAVQNEQARTVEDVLARRTRALLLNARASAAAAPRTAEIMAEELGQDADWQAQQVDEYRALADGYVLHGA; this is encoded by the coding sequence ATGACCCACTCTGCACACTCCAGCCGTTCCCAGAACCTTTCCGCCGCCACCCAGCCGCACCTCTGGGATCTGCTGGTCATCGGGGGAGGGGCCTCGGGGCTGGGCACGGCAGTCGAGGCGGCCACGCGCGGCTACCGCGTGCTGCTGCTGGAATCCCACGATTACGCCAAGGGCACCAGCAGCCGCAGCACCAAGCTGGTTCACGGCGGCGTGCGCTATCTGGCGCAGGGCAACGTGTCTCTGGTGCGCGAGGCGCTGCACGAGCGAGGGCTGCTGAAGAAGAACGCGCCGCATCTGGTGCGCGACCTGGGCTTTCTGATCGCGGCCTATAAGTGGTGGTCCGCACCGTTCTACGGCATCGGCCTGAAGATGTATGACCTGCTGGCCGGCAAGCTGAACCTGAAAGCCAGCGGCTTCATCAACCGGGCCCAGGCCCTGAAGCAGATTCCGACCCTCAAGACCAGCGGCCTGGGCGGCGGCATCCTGTATTTCGACGGGCAGTTCGATGACGCGCGCCTGGCGATCACGCTGCTGCGGACACTGCAGGACCACGGCGGGGTGGCCCTGAACCACGCCCCCGTGACCGGGCTGATCGTGGAGGACGGCAAGGTCATGGGAGCCCGTTTCCGGGACGAGGAAAGCGGTCAGAGCCATGAGGTCCGTGCCCGAGTCGTGGTAAACGCCACGGGCATCTTCGTGGACAACCTGCGCCGCATGGAAAATCCGGCGGTGAAATCCATGCTCTCGCCCAGCCAGGGTGTGCATGTGGTGGTGGACCGCCGCTTTTTGCCCGGAGACAGCGCCCTGATGATCCCCCGTACCGATGACGGACGGGTGCTGTTCGCCGTGCCGTGGCACGACCATGTGGTGATCGGCACGACGGATACGCCGGTGCCCGACGTGAGCTGGGAACCGCGCGCCCTGCCCGAGGAAGTAGAATTCATCCTGAAAACGGCGGCGCAGTACCTGGACCCGGCCCCGACCCGCGCCGACGTGCTCAGCGTCTACGCGGGCCTGCGTCCCCTGGTCAAGGCCGCGGAGGGCACCGACACCAAGGCGCTGTCACGCGACCACATCATCCGTATCTCTGAAGGCGGGATGATCACGCTGACCGGTGGCAAGTGGACCACCTACCGCCGCATGGGCGAGGATACCGTGAACCGCGCCGCCGAACTCGCGGGCCTGCCCGCCCGGCTGAGTCTGACGGCCGGATTGAAACTGCACGGCGCCACCACCGAGAACCTGCCCGACCACTGGAAGGTCTACGGCACCGACGCCGAGCGGATCCAGGCCCTGCCGGGCGCGTCGGTCCGGCTGCATCCCGACCTGCCCTACATGGAGGCGGAGGTGCGCTGGGCCGTTCAAAACGAGCAGGCCCGCACGGTGGAGGATGTGCTGGCCCGCCGCACCCGCGCCCTGCTTCTGAATGCCCGCGCCAGCGCCGCCGCCGCGCCCCGGACCGCCGAGATCATGGCCGAGGAGCTGGGACAGGACGCGGACTGGCAGGCGCAGCAGGTGGACGAATACCGTGCGCTGGCCGACGGGTACGTGCTGCACGGGGCCTGA